A region from the Spirochaeta thermophila DSM 6192 genome encodes:
- the ileS gene encoding isoleucine--tRNA ligase produces MYKPVDPKVSFPKMEEDILAFWQEHGIFEKSIARRAGAEEYVFYDGPPFATGLPHFGHFVPGTVKDIFPRYKTMRGYKVERRFGWDCHGLPVEYEMEKELGISGKRQIEEYGVARFNEACRSIVLRYVKEWRQIVTRMGRWVDFDNDYKTMDPDYMETIWWVMKQLWEKGLLYEGYYILPYCPRCSTVLSNHELNLGGYQDVHDPAITVRFRVKDDNPKGWKDTYILAWTTTPWTLPSNLALALGPDIEYVRVKDGEDYYVLAKERLSTYYRSEDEYEIVETFTGKDAVGIPYEPLFPYFADLAGQGAFRTWTGEFVTTEEGTGIVHIAPGFGEDDYRLLKDSGLPVVCPVDAEGRFTGEVGDYEGLFVKDADKEIIRRLKEEGKLVKREQYLHAYPHCWRCKSPLIYRAISSWFVAVEKIKERMIANNEKIYWMPSHIKHGRFGKWLENARDWAISRNRYWGNPLPIWRCEACGHTECIGSRQELKEKSGVWPEDLHKHFVDEITYPCPSCGGTMRRIPEVLDCWFESGAMPYAQNHYPFENKEKFERHFPADFVCEGIDQTRGWFYTLLVLSTALFDKPPFLNNITTGLVLAADGKKMSKSERNYTDPKDVIETFGADALRLFLMHSAVVRAEELRYSDEGVREVLKNVLIPLWNAYAFFVTYANIDGIRPTAPPEDPAHPLDRWILSEAQRLVLTVTEEMDRYDLVRAIDPIVAFIDSLNNWYIRRSRRRFWKSESDADKREAYATLWTVLMTLVKVAAPIVPFITEEIYRNLRTEEMPDSVHLCDWPEVDERRRDTVLEEKMRIVRRAVSLGRALRSEHNIKTRQPLKAIYLVTRDEHERRVLMEMEDIVREELNVKQVVYRENEDDVVEYRAKPNYPVLGKRLGPLMKKAARRIEALSMEEIKGLLDGATLVLDLDGERLELTSEGIVVQRIEKAGLKVLNEGSLTVALDTELSAELVREGLVRDFVRVVQNFRKEKGLEVTDRIRLHYQVPDDLAEAIEAFKEYVMNETLAVALVPRDDGQGLERVSCGDAECGLVVERVEE; encoded by the coding sequence TTGTACAAGCCTGTCGATCCCAAAGTATCGTTCCCCAAGATGGAAGAGGACATCCTCGCGTTCTGGCAGGAGCATGGTATCTTCGAGAAGTCCATCGCCCGGCGTGCGGGGGCGGAGGAGTATGTGTTCTACGACGGTCCTCCGTTCGCCACAGGGCTTCCCCACTTCGGGCACTTCGTTCCGGGTACCGTGAAGGATATCTTTCCCCGTTACAAGACGATGCGGGGCTACAAGGTGGAGCGTCGTTTCGGATGGGACTGCCACGGTCTCCCTGTTGAGTACGAGATGGAGAAGGAGCTGGGGATCTCGGGGAAACGCCAGATCGAGGAGTACGGCGTGGCGCGCTTCAACGAGGCGTGTCGTTCCATCGTGCTGCGGTACGTGAAGGAGTGGCGCCAGATCGTCACCCGGATGGGCCGCTGGGTCGACTTCGACAACGACTACAAGACCATGGACCCGGACTACATGGAGACGATCTGGTGGGTGATGAAGCAGCTGTGGGAGAAGGGGCTCCTCTACGAGGGGTACTACATCCTTCCGTATTGTCCGCGGTGTTCCACCGTGCTCTCCAACCACGAGCTCAATCTGGGCGGGTATCAGGACGTGCACGATCCCGCCATCACCGTGCGGTTCCGCGTGAAGGACGACAACCCGAAGGGATGGAAGGATACCTACATCCTCGCCTGGACGACCACGCCCTGGACCCTTCCCTCCAACCTCGCCCTGGCGTTGGGGCCCGATATCGAGTACGTGCGGGTGAAGGATGGTGAGGACTACTACGTCCTCGCGAAGGAGCGTCTGTCGACCTACTACCGGAGCGAGGACGAGTACGAGATCGTGGAGACCTTCACGGGCAAGGATGCGGTGGGGATCCCCTACGAGCCGCTCTTCCCCTATTTCGCGGATCTGGCCGGTCAGGGTGCCTTCCGCACCTGGACGGGCGAGTTCGTGACCACGGAGGAGGGCACCGGCATCGTCCACATCGCGCCCGGGTTCGGCGAAGACGACTACCGGCTCCTCAAGGATTCGGGGCTCCCGGTGGTCTGTCCGGTGGATGCCGAGGGGCGATTCACCGGAGAGGTGGGCGACTACGAGGGGCTCTTCGTGAAGGATGCCGACAAGGAGATCATCCGGCGGCTCAAGGAGGAGGGGAAGCTCGTCAAGCGGGAGCAGTACCTCCACGCCTACCCGCACTGCTGGCGGTGTAAGTCGCCGCTCATCTATCGGGCGATCTCCTCGTGGTTCGTCGCCGTGGAGAAGATAAAGGAGAGGATGATCGCGAACAACGAGAAGATCTACTGGATGCCCTCCCATATCAAGCACGGCAGGTTCGGCAAGTGGCTCGAGAACGCGCGCGACTGGGCCATCTCGCGGAACCGCTACTGGGGGAATCCGCTCCCGATATGGCGGTGTGAGGCGTGCGGTCACACCGAGTGTATCGGTTCGCGTCAGGAGCTTAAGGAGAAGAGCGGGGTGTGGCCCGAGGACCTGCACAAGCATTTCGTGGACGAGATCACCTATCCGTGTCCGTCGTGCGGGGGGACCATGCGCAGGATCCCCGAGGTGCTCGACTGCTGGTTCGAGTCGGGGGCCATGCCGTATGCGCAGAATCACTATCCGTTCGAGAACAAGGAGAAGTTCGAACGCCACTTCCCGGCCGACTTCGTCTGCGAGGGGATCGACCAGACGAGGGGCTGGTTCTACACCCTCCTCGTGCTCTCCACGGCGCTCTTCGACAAGCCGCCGTTCCTCAATAACATCACCACCGGCCTGGTGCTCGCGGCCGACGGGAAGAAGATGAGCAAGTCCGAGCGGAACTACACCGATCCCAAGGATGTCATCGAGACCTTCGGGGCGGATGCGCTCAGGCTCTTCCTCATGCATTCGGCGGTGGTGCGGGCCGAGGAGCTGCGCTACTCCGATGAGGGGGTGCGCGAGGTGCTCAAGAACGTGCTCATCCCTCTCTGGAATGCGTATGCGTTCTTCGTGACGTACGCGAACATAGACGGTATCCGGCCCACCGCTCCGCCGGAGGATCCGGCCCATCCGCTCGATCGCTGGATCCTCTCGGAGGCGCAGCGTCTGGTGCTCACGGTGACCGAGGAGATGGACCGCTACGATCTGGTGCGGGCCATCGACCCGATCGTGGCGTTCATCGACAGCCTCAACAACTGGTACATCCGCAGGTCGCGTCGCCGGTTCTGGAAGTCGGAGAGCGATGCGGACAAGCGGGAGGCGTATGCCACGCTCTGGACCGTGCTCATGACCCTGGTGAAGGTGGCGGCGCCGATTGTCCCGTTCATCACCGAGGAGATCTACCGGAACCTCCGCACCGAGGAGATGCCCGACTCGGTCCACCTCTGCGACTGGCCCGAGGTGGACGAGCGGCGCAGGGATACGGTGCTCGAGGAGAAGATGCGGATCGTGCGGCGGGCGGTGAGTCTGGGCAGGGCCCTCCGGAGCGAGCACAACATCAAGACCCGTCAGCCGCTCAAGGCGATCTACCTGGTGACGAGGGACGAGCACGAGCGGAGGGTCCTCATGGAGATGGAGGACATCGTCCGCGAAGAGCTGAACGTGAAGCAGGTGGTCTACCGCGAGAACGAGGACGACGTGGTGGAATACCGGGCCAAGCCCAACTATCCGGTGCTCGGAAAGCGTCTCGGGCCGCTCATGAAGAAGGCGGCTCGGCGTATCGAGGCGCTCTCGATGGAGGAGATAAAGGGGTTGCTCGACGGGGCCACCTTGGTGCTCGACCTCGACGGCGAGCGGCTCGAGCTCACGAGCGAGGGGATCGTGGTGCAGCGGATCGAGAAGGCGGGGCTGAAGGTGCTCAACGAGGGGTCGCTCACGGTGGCGCTCGATACCGAGCTCTCTGCGGAGCTCGTCCGCGAGGGGTTGGTACGGGATTTCGTGCGTGTGGTGCAGAACTTCCGGAAGGAGAAGGGGCTCGAGGTGACCGATCGGATCCGGCTCCACTACCAGGTGCCGGACGACCTCGCGGAGGCGATCGAGGCCTTCAAGGAGTATGTGATGAACGAGACCCTCGCGGTGGCGCTCGTCCCGAGGGATGATGGGCAGGGGCTCGAGCGGGTCTCGTGCGGTGATGCGGAGTGCGGGCTCGTGGTGGAGCGGGTGGAGGAGTAG
- a CDS encoding CDP-alcohol phosphatidyltransferase family protein, translating to MKKETYIPIAHICGTVLFLGLIQWFGMLLVLWLYDIGFDDRILLYYILSVLFHLMLAGFLIIQRKDFYNLSHRRFLLRINIPNYLSLFRISSMPTLAILLVITWDYPSLAVLVVVFTGLVFLSDLFDGFIARRTGEITKIGTYLDSMSDYTVLMVISIVFYTYRLIPMWFLWVVLVRLFTQGLGMGIILLIKGKVKVETSLLSKTSIFAIMVVYGLHILNLFITSRVLSRTILPAVDVAASVILAASLAEKLVKLWQYAHEEESHTAET from the coding sequence ATGAAAAAAGAGACGTACATCCCCATCGCCCACATCTGCGGCACGGTGCTCTTCCTGGGCCTCATCCAGTGGTTCGGCATGCTCCTCGTCCTCTGGCTCTACGACATAGGATTCGACGACCGTATCCTCCTCTACTACATCCTCTCGGTGCTCTTCCACCTCATGCTCGCCGGGTTCCTCATCATCCAGCGGAAGGACTTCTACAACCTCTCCCACCGGCGCTTCCTCCTTCGGATCAACATCCCCAACTACCTCAGCCTCTTCCGGATAAGCTCCATGCCCACCCTCGCCATCCTCCTGGTGATCACCTGGGACTACCCCTCCCTCGCCGTGCTGGTGGTGGTCTTCACGGGCCTCGTCTTCCTCTCCGACCTGTTCGACGGTTTCATCGCCCGCAGGACCGGGGAGATCACCAAGATAGGCACCTACCTCGACAGCATGAGCGACTACACCGTGCTCATGGTGATCTCCATCGTGTTCTACACCTACCGGCTCATCCCCATGTGGTTCCTCTGGGTGGTCCTCGTGCGCCTCTTCACCCAGGGCCTCGGGATGGGGATCATCCTCCTCATCAAGGGAAAGGTGAAGGTGGAGACATCGCTCCTCTCCAAGACGAGCATCTTCGCCATCATGGTGGTCTACGGACTCCACATCCTCAACCTCTTCATCACCTCACGAGTTCTCAGCAGGACCATCCTCCCCGCCGTGGACGTGGCCGCGAGCGTCATCCTCGCCGCCTCGCTCGCCGAGAAGCTCGTCAAACTCTGGCAGTACGCCCACGAGGAGGAATCCCACACCGCGGAGACCTAA
- a CDS encoding glucodextranase DOMON-like domain-containing protein, producing the protein MRGERMRYDVRMGLLAVFLLVPLLGVWAGGKAEEDVLYVNLVWHQHQPLYYKEGDVYSRPWVRVHATKDYYDMAAILEQYPDVHVTFNLTPVLLRQLDDFIAGAKDKYWVLGEKPASQLTREEKRFILERFFDANHDNLIRPFPRYWELMKKRDAAGGIDRAIDLFTEQDFRDLQVWFQLAWCDPDLRVKEPLASLVAKGRNFSEEDKKVLFDEISRILEEVVPIHKKLMARGQIEVITTPYAHPILPLIYSTKIMEKNDPGSPMPELFSYPNDAIAHLKKAREVYKAHFGREPVGLWPAEGSVSQEIVPLVARAGFSWMASGEQVLAKSLGLEGFTRDANDTVEQADLLYRPYYVKGPKGEKVAIVFRDNRLSDLVGFEYSGMSGKAAVDDLFSRLSRIRQKLKGKGGKGPYLVSIILDGENAWEHYKNDGKDFFHELYRRLSETPWVKTITPSEFLRRFPEQETIEELWPGCWFTPDFSTWIGEEEENRAWNLLGMVRAHLAKYDMYHYREAPPEVLEKALDYMYLAEGSDWFWWYGADQDSGVDEYFDHAFRTLLKRVYETLGDPVPALLEVPVIAERPVMETASLETAIRPIIDGRIEAAEWKGAGRYVKPGGVQAAAHAELSEVRYGVSKEGLVLAYTSRNPWDTIFTDASMEVYFQLPGSPVTSVFRLDGKHAVGFPASHALRYDGTALAWYQADEKKGWEKVKYAPLAARAGRNLEILLPYVGLPPMETGQEVRIKTFLVGREGTRDALPQDGHIRAVLPDTGQTTTLLDVADPEGDDHGPGSYTYPLDPVFAPGSFDVVEFSVAEGVEDLIFTFRMASPIANPWNSPIGLSLQTFDVYLDVIPGEGAANFLEGRNLTTEGDFLWDYAVWVEGWNQKVLVPADPADPVSGFVESTEVKPQVLVQAGAGKVSIRVPKRILGDARSFRVAACVLSQDGFPSAGVRRVRDVQAEAAQWRFGGAQGDTPTRVIDLVWDGTPSQEEQLSRGEVQAYTVERPAP; encoded by the coding sequence ATGAGAGGAGAGCGTATGCGGTACGACGTACGAATGGGTCTCCTCGCCGTGTTCCTGCTCGTTCCCCTCTTGGGGGTGTGGGCGGGAGGTAAGGCCGAGGAGGATGTGCTCTATGTGAACCTCGTGTGGCACCAGCACCAGCCCCTCTACTACAAGGAGGGGGATGTGTACTCCCGCCCCTGGGTGAGGGTGCACGCCACCAAGGACTACTACGACATGGCCGCTATCCTTGAGCAGTATCCCGACGTCCATGTCACCTTCAACCTCACCCCTGTGCTCCTCCGTCAGCTCGACGACTTCATCGCAGGGGCGAAGGACAAGTACTGGGTGCTCGGGGAAAAGCCCGCCTCACAGCTCACCAGGGAGGAGAAGCGGTTCATCCTGGAGCGGTTCTTCGATGCCAATCACGACAACCTCATACGCCCCTTCCCCCGTTACTGGGAGCTCATGAAGAAGCGGGATGCCGCGGGAGGCATCGATCGTGCGATCGATCTCTTCACCGAGCAGGACTTCAGGGACCTCCAGGTGTGGTTCCAGCTCGCCTGGTGTGATCCCGATCTGAGGGTCAAGGAGCCGCTCGCCTCGCTCGTGGCAAAGGGGCGGAACTTCTCGGAAGAGGACAAGAAGGTCCTCTTCGATGAGATCTCGCGCATCCTCGAGGAGGTGGTGCCCATACACAAGAAGCTCATGGCGCGGGGGCAGATCGAGGTGATCACCACGCCCTACGCCCACCCCATCCTCCCCCTCATCTACTCCACGAAGATCATGGAGAAAAACGATCCGGGCTCACCCATGCCTGAGCTCTTCTCCTATCCCAACGATGCGATCGCCCACCTTAAGAAGGCCCGCGAGGTCTACAAGGCCCACTTCGGGAGAGAACCCGTGGGGCTCTGGCCCGCCGAGGGGTCTGTCTCCCAGGAGATCGTGCCTCTCGTCGCGAGGGCGGGCTTCTCCTGGATGGCCTCCGGTGAGCAGGTCCTCGCCAAGTCGCTGGGACTGGAGGGGTTCACCAGGGATGCGAATGACACGGTGGAGCAGGCAGATCTCCTCTACCGGCCCTACTACGTGAAGGGACCGAAGGGCGAGAAGGTGGCTATCGTCTTCCGGGACAACAGGCTCTCGGATCTGGTCGGGTTCGAGTATTCGGGGATGAGCGGCAAGGCCGCGGTGGACGACCTGTTCAGCAGACTCTCTCGCATTAGGCAGAAGCTCAAGGGCAAGGGGGGGAAGGGGCCGTACCTCGTCTCGATCATCCTCGACGGCGAGAATGCGTGGGAACACTACAAGAACGACGGAAAGGACTTCTTCCACGAGCTCTACCGCAGGCTTTCCGAGACCCCCTGGGTGAAGACCATCACCCCCTCCGAGTTCCTCAGGCGGTTCCCCGAGCAGGAGACCATTGAGGAGCTCTGGCCCGGCTGCTGGTTCACCCCCGACTTCAGCACGTGGATAGGAGAGGAGGAGGAGAACAGGGCCTGGAACCTCCTGGGAATGGTGCGCGCCCATCTCGCGAAGTACGACATGTACCACTATCGAGAGGCGCCGCCTGAGGTGCTGGAGAAGGCCCTGGACTACATGTACCTCGCAGAGGGATCCGACTGGTTCTGGTGGTACGGTGCTGACCAGGATTCGGGGGTGGACGAATACTTCGACCACGCCTTCAGAACCCTCCTCAAGCGGGTCTATGAGACCCTGGGCGACCCGGTGCCGGCTCTTCTCGAGGTGCCCGTGATCGCCGAGCGGCCCGTCATGGAGACCGCGAGCCTTGAGACAGCGATACGGCCTATCATCGACGGGAGGATCGAGGCAGCCGAGTGGAAGGGGGCAGGGCGGTACGTGAAGCCCGGCGGTGTGCAGGCGGCCGCCCACGCAGAGCTCTCCGAGGTGCGGTATGGGGTGAGCAAGGAAGGGCTCGTGCTCGCCTATACCTCGCGGAATCCGTGGGACACCATCTTCACGGATGCGAGCATGGAGGTGTACTTCCAGCTTCCGGGATCCCCCGTGACCTCTGTGTTCAGGCTCGACGGGAAGCATGCCGTGGGATTCCCCGCGTCCCACGCCTTGCGGTACGATGGTACAGCCCTCGCATGGTACCAGGCCGATGAGAAGAAGGGCTGGGAGAAGGTGAAGTACGCGCCTCTGGCGGCGCGGGCGGGGCGGAACCTGGAAATCCTCCTTCCCTATGTGGGACTCCCTCCCATGGAGACAGGCCAGGAGGTGAGGATCAAGACCTTCCTCGTGGGACGTGAGGGGACGAGGGATGCCCTTCCCCAGGACGGCCACATCCGCGCGGTGCTTCCCGATACGGGGCAGACCACGACCCTCCTCGATGTGGCCGACCCGGAGGGCGATGACCACGGACCGGGTTCCTACACCTATCCGCTCGATCCTGTGTTCGCCCCGGGTTCCTTCGATGTGGTGGAGTTCTCGGTGGCGGAGGGGGTTGAGGATCTCATCTTCACCTTCCGCATGGCGAGTCCCATCGCCAATCCGTGGAACTCGCCCATAGGGCTCTCGCTCCAGACCTTCGACGTGTACCTCGACGTGATCCCGGGAGAGGGGGCGGCGAACTTCCTCGAGGGGCGGAACCTCACCACAGAAGGCGACTTCCTGTGGGACTACGCCGTCTGGGTGGAGGGATGGAACCAGAAGGTGCTCGTGCCGGCCGATCCTGCCGATCCCGTGTCGGGGTTCGTGGAGTCGACCGAGGTGAAGCCCCAGGTGCTCGTCCAGGCGGGTGCCGGGAAGGTCTCCATCCGCGTGCCCAAGCGCATCCTCGGGGATGCGCGGTCCTTCCGAGTGGCTGCGTGCGTCCTCAGCCAGGACGGCTTCCCCTCGGCAGGGGTGAGGAGGGTGCGTGACGTACAGGCCGAGGCGGCCCAATGGCGGTTCGGCGGCGCGCAAGGGGATACTCCCACCCGGGTGATCGACCTGGTGTGGGACGGAACGCCCTCCCAGGAGGAACAGCTCTCCAGGGGCGAGGTGCAGGCCTACACCGTGGAGAGGCCTGCGCCTTAG
- a CDS encoding glycogen-binding domain-containing protein, with protein sequence MRRVVLTTFLLAVLILPLAAEVSWTLEEDGQTVTVTWVYEDPDAQEVYIAGTFNSWDPQATLMTKEDGGRWTYTRQFSINDTIQYKFVVDGTWVTDETAPDFKDDGFGGKNSYLNLMLLISQEAQTEEGGAAPKVKLPTMSPVTFGTWTILRSDTGFLTRDLATGEKSGFELDYSLLYASSYWKLQGDILPGWNIYAELQVAEASKYLYKASTVKGEEPEVPFKEGLEDVLESAFHPADAWLNDTSPVLGHFKVRITNPYVNIYTGYKWSKGTEHVFLFNTSNADDNDANAGFTELSLGEKLSSIGDRVSLDVVVAPNKRLGTDGVYSWFTTTYDDAYTLDLAFNSVTEEESLFNYSRNHRGMFSMGIGAEPLDGLSLKAAYLLSYQVLDKEFQDLTDDSMAWGLEGSYQRDTFGVSLTTKLAGPQATTIYGDDDTVKPGNFYVECTPWFSLDGVSLSLTTEATFTNELDKIGEEDKSFYYKPQIDADLSRWVGIPLTTSLYTRMQMDFIGEDSDLGFKLMDVGSKTSFKNLASFLPGLDVYYAVALAYGDYDVIEKTYPAEVLYNTLLVDATLPQQMGLTTGLIVRSNLKEEDDPTLVPFGMTMGASWTVPSSSLKNPVLFANIEYNFHPYGKDGKDEVFDLDEYRPSNLDTQGTARFVCGLRWDF encoded by the coding sequence ATGAGAAGAGTCGTCTTGACAACCTTTCTTCTTGCCGTACTGATCCTACCTCTTGCGGCAGAGGTCTCCTGGACACTGGAGGAGGATGGACAGACGGTCACCGTCACCTGGGTCTATGAAGACCCCGATGCCCAGGAGGTGTATATCGCGGGTACGTTCAACTCCTGGGATCCTCAGGCCACCCTCATGACAAAGGAGGATGGAGGACGGTGGACGTATACGCGTCAGTTCTCCATCAACGACACGATCCAGTACAAGTTCGTGGTGGACGGAACGTGGGTCACCGATGAGACTGCCCCCGATTTCAAGGACGACGGTTTCGGGGGAAAGAACAGTTACCTCAACCTCATGCTCCTCATCAGCCAGGAAGCCCAGACTGAAGAGGGTGGGGCTGCCCCCAAGGTGAAGCTGCCCACCATGTCGCCTGTGACCTTCGGTACCTGGACGATTCTGCGAAGCGACACGGGTTTCCTCACGAGGGATCTCGCCACCGGAGAGAAGAGCGGGTTCGAGCTCGACTACTCCCTGCTCTATGCGAGCTCCTACTGGAAGCTCCAGGGCGACATCCTGCCCGGATGGAACATCTATGCCGAGCTGCAGGTGGCCGAAGCGAGCAAGTATCTCTACAAGGCGAGTACGGTGAAAGGGGAAGAACCCGAGGTGCCTTTCAAAGAGGGCCTGGAGGATGTGCTGGAGTCGGCCTTCCATCCTGCTGACGCATGGCTCAATGACACCTCGCCGGTGCTCGGTCATTTCAAAGTCCGCATCACCAATCCCTATGTGAACATCTATACGGGCTACAAGTGGTCGAAGGGGACGGAACACGTCTTTCTCTTCAATACCTCCAATGCCGACGACAACGATGCGAACGCCGGGTTCACCGAGCTCTCTCTCGGTGAGAAGCTCTCATCGATCGGAGATCGGGTGAGCCTCGATGTCGTGGTGGCTCCCAATAAGCGTCTGGGGACGGATGGGGTGTACAGTTGGTTCACCACCACCTATGACGATGCCTACACCCTCGATCTCGCCTTCAACTCCGTGACGGAGGAGGAGAGTCTCTTCAATTACAGCAGGAACCACAGGGGTATGTTCTCGATGGGAATAGGGGCCGAGCCTCTCGATGGGCTCTCCCTCAAGGCAGCATACCTCCTCTCCTACCAGGTGCTGGACAAGGAATTCCAGGACCTGACCGATGACAGTATGGCATGGGGGCTTGAAGGATCGTACCAGCGCGATACCTTCGGGGTGAGCCTCACCACGAAGCTCGCAGGTCCTCAGGCAACCACCATCTATGGGGATGACGATACCGTGAAGCCGGGGAATTTCTATGTGGAATGTACCCCCTGGTTCTCTCTGGATGGGGTCAGTCTTTCTCTCACCACTGAGGCCACCTTCACGAACGAGCTCGATAAGATCGGCGAAGAGGACAAGTCATTCTACTACAAGCCTCAGATCGATGCGGATCTCTCTCGGTGGGTGGGTATACCCCTCACCACCTCGCTCTACACACGGATGCAGATGGACTTTATCGGTGAAGACAGCGATCTCGGTTTCAAGCTCATGGATGTGGGATCCAAAACTTCATTCAAGAACCTCGCCTCGTTCCTTCCTGGGTTGGATGTCTACTATGCGGTGGCTCTCGCATACGGCGACTACGATGTGATCGAGAAAACCTACCCTGCTGAGGTGCTCTACAACACGCTCCTGGTCGATGCAACGCTGCCTCAGCAGATGGGCCTCACCACCGGTCTCATCGTGCGCAGCAACCTCAAGGAGGAGGACGATCCCACGCTTGTACCTTTTGGTATGACTATGGGGGCAAGCTGGACCGTGCCGTCGTCTTCCCTCAAGAATCCTGTGCTCTTCGCAAACATAGAATACAACTTCCATCCCTACGGGAAGGATGGAAAGGATGAGGTCTTCGACCTCGATGAGTATCGTCCCTCCAACCTGGACACCCAAGGCACCGCCAGGTTTGTGTGTGGACTGAGATGGGATTTCTAA
- a CDS encoding alpha-amylase C-terminal beta-sheet domain-containing protein produces MRRDRRDLWLPLLFLILLITGCPTHYDEEGGEVSRAAYFGSRADVMLQGFHWESHQSSIPWWDVIAQNADTIASAGFTVVWLPPPSDAASDEGYLPREWYNLSSSYGEQSQLTSAISALHRRGIKVLADIVVNHRVGTYDWADFSDPAFDDNARAVTSDDEWGYGTGNPDTGDGFSAARDLDHTYYDVQDEIIYWLSWLKHSMGFDGWRYDYVRGYSGYYVGIYNDATSPYLSVGELWPDITGDYYASGDAVNYHRQRLMDWIDATGGKSMVFDFTTKWQLQLAVERSEYWRLVDSQGKPIGAIGWWPQMSVTFIDNHDTGPSPGGGQNLWPFPSDKVEEGYAYILTHPGVPCVYWPHFFDWGSDLRNKISTLIQIRRNKGITSTSSVDVLAADSGKYVARIDDVLIVKIGPDLSYNPSSEWTLTAYGNDWAVWTKE; encoded by the coding sequence ATGAGACGAGACAGACGCGACCTCTGGCTCCCTCTCCTCTTCCTCATCCTACTCATCACGGGGTGCCCCACCCACTACGATGAAGAGGGAGGAGAGGTGTCCCGCGCGGCCTACTTCGGTTCGCGTGCCGACGTCATGCTCCAGGGGTTCCACTGGGAATCCCATCAAAGCTCCATTCCCTGGTGGGATGTGATAGCTCAGAACGCCGATACCATCGCCTCGGCAGGCTTCACGGTAGTCTGGCTTCCCCCTCCCTCCGATGCGGCATCGGATGAGGGCTACCTTCCCAGGGAGTGGTACAACCTCTCTTCCTCTTATGGGGAGCAGTCTCAACTCACCTCGGCAATCAGCGCCCTTCACCGCAGGGGGATAAAGGTACTCGCCGACATCGTGGTGAACCACCGTGTCGGGACCTACGACTGGGCCGATTTTTCCGACCCCGCTTTCGATGACAACGCCCGGGCAGTCACCAGTGACGACGAGTGGGGATACGGAACCGGGAACCCCGACACCGGAGATGGCTTCTCGGCGGCAAGGGATCTCGACCACACCTACTACGACGTACAGGATGAGATCATCTACTGGCTCTCCTGGCTCAAGCACAGCATGGGATTCGACGGGTGGCGCTACGACTACGTGCGGGGATACAGCGGGTACTACGTGGGAATCTACAACGACGCCACCAGCCCCTACCTCTCGGTGGGGGAACTCTGGCCCGATATCACGGGCGACTACTATGCCTCGGGAGATGCGGTGAACTACCACCGGCAGAGGCTCATGGACTGGATCGACGCCACAGGGGGGAAGTCCATGGTCTTCGATTTCACCACCAAGTGGCAGCTGCAGCTCGCCGTGGAGCGGAGCGAGTACTGGCGCCTCGTCGACTCTCAAGGAAAGCCCATAGGGGCGATCGGATGGTGGCCCCAGATGTCGGTCACGTTTATCGATAATCACGATACCGGTCCCTCTCCCGGCGGTGGGCAGAACCTCTGGCCCTTCCCGTCCGACAAGGTGGAAGAGGGATACGCCTACATCCTCACCCATCCCGGTGTTCCCTGCGTGTATTGGCCCCACTTCTTCGACTGGGGAAGCGACCTCAGGAACAAGATCAGCACCCTCATCCAGATAAGGCGTAACAAGGGTATCACTTCCACGAGTTCGGTCGACGTGCTCGCCGCCGACTCGGGGAAGTACGTGGCCCGTATAGACGATGTACTCATCGTGAAGATAGGGCCGGATCTGTCCTACAACCCCTCTTCGGAGTGGACCCTCACCGCCTACGGGAACGACTGGGCCGTGTGGACAAAAGAGTAG